In the Cytophagales bacterium genome, one interval contains:
- the creD gene encoding cell envelope integrity protein CreD has translation MTTQKQSFFEKANNWIKNSITIRLITIGILILILLIPVSMVRDLIREREYRQDDAIREVSSKWGEAQTITGLVLTVPYNVYEKIYDRDDNDKYKLIKTTKYAHFLPGELDIEGFVKPEVRYRGIYEVVVYNSEIKLNGKFSSPNFEEWNITSDILWKDAFISLGLSDLRSIQKNVELVWNDARISFNPGVETNDVISSGISAKVPIDQMDTAGYIYEFSSNLNFNGSSSLNFIPLGKETNVTLTSNWADPSFNGAFLPDEREITKEGFKAKWNVLHLNRPYPQKFRGSKTGINESAFGVNLLMPVDEYQKSMRAAKYAVLFITLTFLVFFFIQVLNQVQIHPIQYILVGLALCIFYTLLISLSEHIRFWIAYLIASISIILLITAYAKSMFKSNLLTKLMGLILFILYGFIYTTIQLQDYALLMGSIGLFIVLAIVMYLSRNIDWYSIKTTRNDRSD, from the coding sequence ATGACAACTCAAAAACAATCTTTCTTTGAAAAAGCAAACAATTGGATCAAAAATTCAATTACTATACGTTTAATTACAATAGGAATATTGATTCTTATTCTCCTGATCCCGGTATCAATGGTAAGGGATTTAATACGTGAAAGAGAATACAGGCAAGATGATGCTATTAGAGAGGTAAGCTCGAAATGGGGTGAAGCGCAAACCATAACGGGACTAGTGTTAACAGTACCCTACAATGTTTATGAAAAAATTTATGACCGAGATGATAATGATAAATATAAGTTAATAAAAACTACAAAATATGCCCATTTTTTACCCGGGGAACTGGATATAGAAGGGTTTGTCAAACCGGAAGTTCGCTATAGAGGTATATATGAAGTAGTTGTTTACAACTCTGAAATAAAACTCAATGGGAAATTTTCATCCCCAAACTTTGAAGAATGGAACATTACCTCCGATATATTGTGGAAAGATGCTTTTATATCTTTAGGATTATCGGATCTGAGAAGCATTCAGAAAAATGTTGAGCTTGTCTGGAATGACGCCCGCATTTCTTTTAATCCAGGAGTTGAGACCAATGACGTAATAAGTTCAGGTATCAGCGCTAAAGTCCCTATTGATCAAATGGATACAGCGGGATACATCTATGAGTTTTCATCAAATCTTAACTTTAATGGAAGTTCAAGTCTAAACTTTATACCCCTGGGAAAGGAAACCAATGTAACATTGACATCCAACTGGGCTGACCCAAGTTTTAATGGCGCTTTTTTACCTGATGAAAGAGAAATAACTAAAGAGGGCTTTAAAGCTAAATGGAATGTGTTACATCTTAACAGGCCATACCCGCAAAAATTCAGGGGTAGTAAAACCGGGATAAATGAATCTGCTTTTGGAGTTAACCTTTTAATGCCGGTTGATGAATATCAAAAAAGTATGCGAGCTGCAAAATATGCAGTTTTATTTATTACGCTAACATTTTTAGTTTTCTTTTTTATCCAGGTTTTAAACCAGGTACAAATCCACCCGATTCAGTATATTTTAGTAGGATTAGCGCTATGTATCTTTTATACGCTGTTAATTTCACTATCAGAACATATCAGATTTTGGATCGCATACTTGATTGCAAGTATTAGCATCATATTACTTATTACTGCTTATGCTAAAAGTATGTTTAAAAGTAACCTATTAACAAAACTTATGGGGCTGATATTATTTATTTTATATGGCTTTATATACACAACCATTCAACTGCAGGATTATGCGCTCTTAATGGGAAGCATTGGTTTGTTCATTGTTTTGGCAATAGTAATGTATTTATCACGCAATATAGATTGGTACTCTATTAAAACTACCAGGAATGATAGAAGTGATTAA
- a CDS encoding type II toxin-antitoxin system PemK/MazF family toxin: MKRGDIYWADLNPTLGSEISKIRPVLVVSNNISNRYSDTVTILPITSRTKKIYPYEVLLQINEGNLKGKSKVKANQIRTIDKMRIKQKIGNLTQTKMQEINKAILVHLQIEI, encoded by the coding sequence ATTAAACGTGGAGACATATATTGGGCCGACTTAAACCCAACGTTAGGAAGTGAAATCTCTAAAATTCGTCCTGTATTAGTTGTCTCAAATAACATTTCAAACAGATACTCCGACACAGTAACAATCTTGCCTATTACTTCCAGGACGAAAAAGATTTATCCTTATGAAGTACTTTTACAAATAAACGAGGGAAATTTAAAGGGTAAATCGAAAGTTAAAGCAAATCAAATAAGAACCATTGACAAGATGAGGATTAAGCAAAAAATTGGTAACCTAACACAAACAAAAATGCAAGAAATTAACAAAGCTATACTGGTTCATTTACAAATAGAAATATAG
- a CDS encoding nucleotidyltransferase domain-containing protein, translated as MAKRDDLKEVIEITKKYLDVLRKNNISFEKVYLFGSYVNGDFHEGSDIDLAIVANKWNGCTFETRYQLMKINNVDTRIEPHPFETSEFNKTHPFAYEIMRTGKLI; from the coding sequence ATGGCTAAAAGAGATGATTTAAAAGAAGTAATTGAAATTACTAAAAAATACCTGGATGTACTTCGGAAAAATAACATTTCATTCGAAAAAGTTTATCTATTTGGTTCTTATGTAAATGGTGATTTTCACGAAGGTAGTGATATAGATTTAGCAATTGTTGCTAATAAATGGAATGGCTGTACTTTTGAAACCAGGTATCAATTAATGAAAATAAATAATGTAGATACACGTATTGAACCACATCCGTTTGAAACTTCAGAATTTAACAAAACCCATCCTTTTGCTTATGAAATAATGAGAACAGGAAAATTGATTTAA
- a CDS encoding PKD domain-containing protein has translation MKIKITKSISLLFALFTAFVILFYACKKDKPEEPTPDTTPVADFTADTTIIIAGDTVNFTDLSTNTPTSWSWDFGDVGTSSLQNPSHTYTTAGAYTVSLTASNAYGSDLMIKNSYITVSNQTPTKTLMEGVWEVTEAYDSSGTDILDTLKVLKKIPPFFHLSSDGTVISTAGPMILYIVYNQTFLGKLSLITSTIDQIFNYFGLNFNGAEFFIATGVVDRFTLEMKLEGIAGTSTLKDILTIFGIQLEFLETVVYHKYKNVKVSFGSTNNVMVWEFDNQTIAEYNTKDQFGNYVIWKGWSINKFSKCKFVLTKKTKSIQDLVNDLK, from the coding sequence ATGAAAATAAAGATCACTAAATCAATTAGTTTATTATTTGCCTTATTTACAGCATTTGTTATTTTATTTTATGCTTGTAAAAAAGATAAACCTGAAGAACCAACACCAGACACAACGCCTGTTGCAGATTTTACGGCAGATACAACAATCATAATAGCGGGAGACACTGTTAATTTTACTGACCTATCAACTAATACACCCACAAGCTGGTCTTGGGATTTTGGTGACGTTGGAACTTCATCATTACAAAATCCTTCACATACTTACACAACTGCTGGTGCATATACTGTTTCTTTGACAGCAAGTAATGCTTATGGTTCTGATTTAATGATAAAGAATAGCTATATTACAGTAAGTAATCAAACTCCAACGAAAACCTTAATGGAAGGTGTGTGGGAAGTGACAGAAGCCTATGATAGCTCAGGCACTGACATTCTTGATACATTAAAAGTACTAAAAAAAATACCACCTTTTTTTCATTTAAGCAGTGATGGTACGGTTATATCTACTGCAGGCCCTATGATTTTATATATAGTTTATAACCAAACTTTTCTCGGTAAATTGTCATTAATCACTTCTACAATTGATCAGATCTTTAACTATTTTGGTCTTAATTTTAATGGTGCTGAGTTTTTTATTGCGACCGGTGTTGTTGACAGGTTTACTCTTGAAATGAAGCTGGAAGGTATCGCAGGCACAAGTACTCTTAAAGATATTCTTACCATTTTTGGGATTCAGCTTGAATTTCTTGAAACAGTAGTATATCATAAATATAAAAATGTTAAAGTAAGTTTTGGTTCTACAAACAATGTTATGGTTTGGGAATTCGACAACCAAACTATTGCTGAATATAATACGAAAGACCAATTCGGAAACTATGTTATTTGGAAAGGATGGTCTATTAATAAGTTCTCCAAATGTAAATTTGTGCTTACAAAAAAGACAAAAAGCATTCAGGATCTTGTGAATGATTTGAAATAA
- a CDS encoding T9SS type A sorting domain-containing protein: MKTTKLLKKRTMLKIAMLLCLSCFLIPAELKAQLTVTIVSSTNVICNGMCDGAATATAVGGVPPYAYLWNDSLSQTTATATGLCAGTYTITVSDSDTIPNSATVSVTIVEPPALVTSVSSVDESCIGCCDGSASGVTTGGSPPVFYLWNDSLAQTTATAMNLCSGTYCITITDVNGCTTNNCVIVTSTGCTLIVSTTATDVTTCGGSDGTATANPAGGVLPYIYLWNTGATTQSITGLSAGTYTVAVTDSSGCTSTSSAVVNEPGGFFVYLSSIDASCPTCADGSATVADSGGTPPYSYLWIKDSLFLGTTPTITGLLPGFYCVTVADSLGCTSSGCVVISDSTSVPCTLTSTITSTNASCGTCADGSATVTVAGGTVPYAYAWTKDSLFLPPVATITGLLYGLYCVTVTDAVGCTSSGCVFIDSTSVPANCSVFIYDSAGVALYAIPTLGTAPFTYLWSSGETTQSITPTGPGVYTVTITDNTGCSASASYQFFPGVCDAYFFPYIDSSQANTVYLIENSVGNNLTYLWDFGDGNTSNQQFPPTHTYNSYGTYNICLTVNDSIGGCVDIFCMLVQLDSVQKTFLGYSVIVVPDPFSMFTGINNEEGNYTETKIYPNPASSKVYLELSGWGASATLTMFNAAGQVLSYEVISLNPGKNTIELDLNNYHKGLYFLRIDSEKLRETKKISNF, translated from the coding sequence ATGAAAACTACTAAATTACTTAAAAAAAGAACAATGCTTAAAATAGCAATGTTACTTTGTCTCAGTTGTTTTTTAATTCCGGCTGAATTAAAAGCACAACTTACAGTTACTATTGTTTCTTCTACTAATGTTATTTGCAATGGAATGTGTGATGGCGCTGCTACTGCCACAGCAGTTGGCGGAGTGCCTCCATATGCTTACCTCTGGAATGACTCCCTCTCACAGACCACTGCCACAGCTACCGGCTTGTGTGCGGGGACTTACACTATCACAGTATCTGACTCCGACACTATTCCGAATTCAGCAACAGTTTCAGTTACAATTGTTGAACCTCCTGCTTTGGTTACATCTGTAAGTTCTGTTGATGAAAGCTGTATCGGGTGTTGTGACGGTTCTGCAAGTGGTGTTACGACAGGGGGGTCTCCACCTGTTTTTTATTTATGGAATGATTCTTTGGCACAAACAACCGCAACAGCTATGAATTTATGTTCCGGAACCTACTGTATTACAATAACCGATGTCAATGGATGTACAACAAACAACTGTGTCATAGTGACATCTACAGGATGTACACTGATCGTATCAACGACAGCTACAGATGTAACGACCTGTGGAGGGAGTGATGGCACCGCAACGGCTAATCCGGCAGGTGGTGTCTTGCCATATATTTATTTATGGAACACAGGAGCTACAACTCAAAGCATCACAGGTTTATCTGCGGGAACATATACAGTAGCCGTAACAGATTCCAGTGGCTGCACATCAACTTCAAGTGCTGTCGTTAATGAACCCGGAGGTTTTTTTGTGTATTTAAGCTCCATTGATGCTTCATGCCCTACATGTGCCGATGGTTCAGCAACAGTGGCAGATTCAGGAGGCACACCTCCTTATTCGTACCTATGGATAAAGGATTCACTCTTTTTGGGTACAACGCCAACGATTACCGGTTTATTACCTGGTTTTTATTGTGTAACGGTGGCCGATAGCTTAGGTTGCACTTCTTCGGGATGTGTCGTTATATCAGATTCAACTTCAGTACCTTGTACGTTAACATCTACAATTACTTCTACTAATGCTTCATGCGGTACATGTGCTGATGGTTCGGCAACAGTGACAGTTGCAGGAGGTACAGTTCCTTATGCGTACGCATGGACAAAGGATTCTCTCTTTTTGCCACCTGTTGCAACGATTACAGGTTTATTATATGGTTTGTATTGCGTAACGGTAACGGATGCCGTAGGTTGCACTTCTTCGGGATGTGTTTTCATAGATTCAACTTCGGTGCCTGCTAATTGCAGTGTTTTCATTTATGACTCTGCAGGAGTTGCGCTTTATGCTATTCCTACACTGGGAACAGCCCCATTTACTTATTTATGGAGTTCGGGAGAAACAACACAATCAATTACTCCAACTGGTCCCGGTGTGTATACTGTAACAATTACTGATAACACGGGGTGCTCTGCATCCGCTTCTTATCAATTTTTTCCAGGAGTATGCGATGCTTATTTCTTCCCTTATATTGATTCATCACAAGCCAACACCGTTTATCTCATTGAAAATTCTGTGGGAAATAATTTAACTTATCTTTGGGATTTTGGTGATGGAAACACCTCAAACCAACAGTTTCCGCCTACACATACTTACAACAGTTACGGAACATACAATATCTGCCTAACTGTTAACGATAGTATTGGTGGCTGCGTTGATATCTTCTGTATGCTTGTGCAGCTTGACTCGGTTCAGAAAACTTTCTTAGGGTATTCCGTGATAGTAGTTCCCGATCCATTTAGCATGTTCACGGGTATAAATAATGAAGAGGGCAACTATACTGAAACCAAGATCTACCCGAACCCCGCTTCTTCAAAAGTATATCTTGAATTATCCGGGTGGGGCGCATCGGCAACTTTAACAATGTTTAATGCTGCCGGGCAGGTTTTGAGCTATGAAGTTATTTCACTAAATCCGGGTAAAAATACTATTGAGCTGGATTTGAATAATTATCATAAAGGATTGTATTTTCTCCGGATTGATTCAGAAAAACTCAGAGAAACAAAAAAAATATCTAACTTTTAG
- a CDS encoding 3-hydroxyacyl-CoA dehydrogenase/enoyl-CoA hydratase family protein, with translation MMNRKIKNVAILGSGIMGSRIACHFANIGVQVLLLDITPKELTEKEKKSGIKLEDKAVRNRIVNDSLKEAIKSNPAPLYKKSFSNRITTGNFEDNMKDIAGCDWTIEVVIERLDIKKQVFENVEKHRTPGTLITTNTSGIPIHTMLEGRSEDFQKHFCGTHFFNPPRYLKLLEIIPTPKTDQSVIDFLMHYGDLFLGKTTVLCKDTPAFIANRIGVYGIMALFHLVEKMELTVDEVDKLTGPVLGRPKSATFRTSDLVGLDTLVHVAKGVYDNCPDDEARDSFKLPGYLSKMVDNKWLGSKTGQGFYKKVKGKDGKSEILSLDFKTLQYKSKQKVKFATLESTKPIEDLLERMKVLVAGKDKAGEFYKTSFYRLFEYVTNRIPEVADEIYKIDDAMKAGFGWELGPFEIWDALNVKKTAEQMEQEGRKPAQWVKDMPGNGTASFYKVDNGVRKYYDIKSKDYKGIPGTEGFINLKNMPSDSVVWENSGATLYDIGDGIVNLEFHTKMNALGSELIEGINKSIEIAEKDFRGLVIANHEANFSVGANIALLLMYAIDQEFDEIRFMATHFQKTMMSARYSSIPVVIAPHALTLGGGCELVLHADRVQAAAETYIGLVEFGVGLIPAGGGTKELTLRASDSYEEGDIELNTLRNAYLTIGMAKVATSAHEAIDLNILRKTDNISINRDRQIHDAKAAAIELAEAGYSQPAQRTDIKVQGRAGLAMFLTGADGMQRAKYISEHDKKISEKLAYVMCGGDLSAPTYVSEQYLLDLEIEAFLSLCGEKKTLERIQHMLRTGKPLRN, from the coding sequence ATTATGAACAGAAAAATCAAAAATGTAGCCATTCTCGGCTCCGGTATCATGGGCTCGCGCATTGCGTGCCACTTTGCCAACATTGGGGTACAGGTGTTGTTGCTTGACATTACCCCTAAAGAGCTTACGGAAAAAGAAAAGAAGTCAGGTATTAAGCTCGAAGATAAAGCTGTAAGAAACAGGATCGTTAACGATTCGTTGAAGGAAGCTATAAAATCCAACCCTGCACCTCTGTACAAAAAATCATTTTCAAACCGTATTACCACAGGCAATTTTGAAGATAACATGAAAGACATTGCCGGTTGTGACTGGACAATAGAAGTGGTTATTGAACGGCTTGACATCAAAAAACAAGTCTTTGAAAATGTAGAAAAACACAGAACGCCTGGCACACTGATTACAACCAACACATCAGGCATCCCGATCCACACGATGCTGGAAGGCAGAAGCGAAGATTTCCAAAAACACTTCTGCGGTACCCATTTCTTTAACCCGCCAAGGTACCTGAAGCTTTTAGAGATCATCCCCACTCCCAAAACTGATCAGTCTGTCATTGATTTTCTGATGCACTATGGAGACCTGTTTCTTGGAAAAACCACAGTGCTTTGCAAAGACACCCCGGCTTTTATTGCCAACAGGATCGGGGTTTATGGCATCATGGCCTTATTCCACCTTGTTGAAAAGATGGAATTGACGGTTGATGAAGTAGATAAATTAACAGGCCCGGTTCTGGGAAGGCCTAAATCCGCTACGTTCAGAACCAGTGATCTTGTAGGATTAGACACGTTGGTGCACGTAGCAAAGGGAGTATATGATAACTGTCCGGATGACGAAGCAAGGGATTCATTCAAGCTGCCTGGATATCTCTCAAAAATGGTTGATAACAAATGGCTGGGGTCTAAAACCGGGCAGGGATTTTATAAGAAGGTCAAAGGTAAAGACGGAAAAAGTGAGATCCTTTCGCTTGATTTCAAAACACTTCAATACAAATCCAAACAAAAAGTAAAGTTTGCCACCCTGGAATCTACCAAACCAATTGAGGATCTTCTGGAAAGGATGAAGGTTCTGGTAGCAGGCAAAGATAAAGCAGGTGAATTTTACAAAACCTCATTTTACCGCCTTTTCGAATACGTTACCAACAGAATACCCGAAGTAGCCGATGAGATATATAAAATAGATGATGCTATGAAAGCCGGATTTGGCTGGGAACTCGGGCCTTTTGAGATCTGGGATGCTTTGAATGTTAAAAAAACTGCTGAACAGATGGAACAGGAAGGCAGAAAACCTGCTCAATGGGTTAAAGATATGCCAGGTAATGGTACAGCATCCTTTTATAAAGTTGACAACGGAGTGCGAAAATATTATGATATCAAAAGTAAAGATTATAAAGGGATCCCCGGAACTGAAGGGTTTATCAATTTAAAAAATATGCCTTCAGACAGCGTAGTTTGGGAGAATTCAGGCGCTACGCTTTACGACATTGGAGATGGAATAGTGAACCTTGAATTCCATACAAAGATGAATGCCCTGGGAAGCGAATTAATTGAAGGCATTAATAAATCCATTGAAATTGCAGAAAAAGATTTCAGGGGACTGGTAATAGCCAACCACGAAGCTAACTTCTCTGTAGGAGCAAATATTGCCTTGCTGTTGATGTATGCCATAGACCAGGAATTTGATGAGATACGATTTATGGCAACCCATTTCCAAAAGACGATGATGAGTGCAAGGTATTCATCCATTCCCGTTGTTATCGCTCCACATGCTTTAACTCTGGGAGGAGGCTGTGAACTGGTCCTTCATGCCGATAGAGTGCAGGCAGCCGCTGAAACTTACATAGGCCTTGTTGAATTTGGCGTTGGCCTGATACCTGCTGGCGGTGGAACGAAGGAATTAACCCTGAGGGCGTCAGACAGCTATGAAGAAGGCGATATAGAACTCAATACTTTGAGAAATGCCTATCTGACGATTGGCATGGCAAAAGTGGCCACTTCTGCCCATGAAGCGATTGATCTGAACATATTAAGAAAAACTGATAATATCAGCATAAACAGGGACCGGCAAATACATGACGCCAAAGCCGCAGCCATAGAACTGGCAGAAGCCGGCTATTCTCAGCCCGCGCAAAGGACTGATATAAAAGTTCAGGGACGAGCCGGTTTGGCTATGTTCTTAACCGGTGCCGATGGCATGCAGAGGGCAAAATATATTTCAGAACATGATAAAAAAATATCTGAAAAGCTGGCTTACGTAATGTGTGGCGGAGACCTGTCGGCCCCTACTTATGTTTCTGAACAGTATTTACTGGACCTGGAAATTGAAGCATTCTTATCGCTTTGCGGTGAGAAGAAAACGCTTGAAAGGATACAACATATGCTCAGGACGGGGAAGCCGTTGAGGAATTGA
- a CDS encoding acetyl-CoA C-acyltransferase: MNAYIVAGYRTAVGKASRGGFRFTRPDDLAADVVKHLVKSVPKLDPARVDDLIVGNAVPEAEQGLQVGRMIALMSLPMNVPGMTVNRYCGSGIETISIAASKIHAGLADCIIAGGAESMSLVPTVGWKTTPNYNLAKNHPDWYSSMGLTAEAVAEEYKVSREDQDEFSYNSHQKALNAIKQGLFKDGIVPIKVEETYVGSDGKKKTREFVVDTDEGPRSDTSLEALARLKPVFAQNGTVTAGNSSQTSDGAAFVIVMSEKMVKELNVAPIARMVCMVAAGVDPRIMGIGPVEAVPKALKIANLKLKDIEQIELNEAFASQSLAVIRKLEVDPTIVNVNGGAIALGHPLGCTGAKLSIQLFNEMRRRKQKYGMVTACVGGGQGVAAVYEFLN; encoded by the coding sequence ATGAATGCATACATAGTAGCAGGTTACAGAACCGCAGTCGGAAAAGCTTCCAGGGGCGGTTTCCGGTTTACAAGACCCGATGACCTGGCAGCAGACGTGGTCAAGCATTTGGTAAAATCCGTTCCAAAATTAGACCCTGCTAGGGTTGATGATCTGATCGTTGGTAATGCCGTGCCTGAAGCGGAACAGGGGCTCCAGGTTGGCAGAATGATCGCACTGATGTCACTGCCCATGAACGTACCCGGTATGACCGTAAACCGCTATTGCGGATCAGGCATAGAAACCATCTCTATTGCGGCTTCTAAGATCCATGCCGGGCTTGCAGACTGCATTATTGCAGGTGGCGCTGAATCAATGTCATTAGTTCCAACGGTAGGATGGAAAACAACGCCCAATTACAACCTGGCAAAAAACCATCCTGATTGGTACTCGTCTATGGGACTTACAGCCGAAGCAGTAGCGGAAGAATATAAAGTTTCTCGTGAGGATCAGGACGAATTTTCCTACAATTCACACCAAAAGGCATTAAATGCCATCAAACAAGGGCTTTTCAAGGATGGCATCGTCCCCATTAAAGTAGAAGAGACTTACGTGGGTAGTGATGGGAAAAAGAAAACCCGTGAATTTGTGGTGGATACGGACGAAGGCCCCAGGTCAGATACCTCGCTTGAAGCATTAGCCAGGCTAAAGCCGGTATTTGCTCAAAATGGCACCGTTACAGCCGGTAATTCATCACAAACTTCAGATGGGGCAGCTTTTGTAATAGTGATGAGTGAAAAAATGGTGAAAGAATTGAACGTAGCGCCCATCGCCCGAATGGTGTGCATGGTAGCTGCAGGCGTGGATCCCAGGATCATGGGGATAGGCCCGGTTGAAGCGGTACCCAAAGCGCTCAAGATTGCCAACCTGAAACTCAAGGATATTGAACAAATAGAGCTTAATGAAGCTTTTGCCTCACAATCATTGGCTGTGATCAGGAAACTGGAGGTTGATCCTACCATTGTTAATGTGAATGGCGGAGCTATTGCACTCGGACATCCTTTAGGCTGCACAGGCGCTAAGCTTTCCATCCAGCTTTTCAACGAGATGAGGCGTAGAAAACAGAAGTATGGGATGGTGACTGCCTGTGTAGGTGGCGGGCAAGGGGTGGCTGCGGTGTATGAGTTTTTGAATTAA